The Sphingomonas sp. So64.6b genome includes a region encoding these proteins:
- a CDS encoding aminotransferase, producing the protein MNPLYTSLGTTVFETMSARARATGAINLGQGFPDGRGPEDVLAEAARALVEESNQYPPMLGVPALREAVAAHYAAHQGLDLTPAEVVVTSGATEALAAAILALVSPGDEVVMFQPLYDAYWPLVVRAGGVPKLVRLEPPEWRITAAALSAVASVRTKLVILNTPLNPTATIASDEELTLLADFCIAHDAIAVCDEVWEQVVFDGAVHRSLMTFPGMRERTVKIGSAGKIFSLTGWKVGWMCAAPRIAAVLAKAHQFLTFTTPPNLQTAAAYGLGKDMAYFVEMRAAFQRSRDRLAAGLTKLGYTVLPSSATYFLSIDLDRSGVGMGDQAFCEWLIEQAGVAAIPVSAFYVEAPVTNVVRLCFAKTDATLDDALERMSVRP; encoded by the coding sequence ATGAACCCGCTTTACACCTCGCTCGGCACGACGGTCTTCGAAACCATGTCGGCGCGGGCACGTGCCACGGGAGCGATCAATCTCGGACAGGGTTTTCCCGACGGGCGCGGGCCGGAGGATGTGCTGGCCGAGGCGGCGCGCGCGCTGGTCGAGGAGTCGAACCAATATCCGCCGATGCTCGGCGTGCCGGCGTTGCGTGAAGCGGTCGCAGCGCATTATGCCGCGCATCAGGGGCTGGACCTGACTCCGGCCGAAGTCGTGGTCACCTCGGGCGCGACCGAGGCGCTGGCGGCGGCGATCCTTGCTCTGGTCTCGCCGGGCGACGAAGTGGTGATGTTCCAGCCGCTTTACGACGCCTATTGGCCCCTGGTCGTGCGTGCCGGTGGCGTGCCGAAGCTGGTCCGGCTCGAACCGCCTGAATGGCGCATCACCGCCGCGGCGCTGTCGGCAGTGGCGAGCGTGCGCACGAAGCTGGTCATCCTCAACACCCCGCTCAACCCCACGGCGACGATCGCTTCGGATGAGGAACTGACCTTGCTCGCTGACTTCTGCATCGCGCACGATGCAATCGCGGTCTGCGACGAGGTTTGGGAACAGGTCGTCTTTGACGGTGCTGTCCATCGCTCGCTGATGACCTTTCCGGGCATGCGTGAGCGGACGGTCAAGATCGGTTCGGCGGGCAAGATCTTCTCGCTCACCGGATGGAAGGTCGGCTGGATGTGCGCCGCGCCGCGCATCGCCGCGGTGCTGGCTAAGGCGCATCAATTCCTGACCTTCACCACGCCGCCCAATCTTCAGACCGCCGCCGCTTACGGCCTGGGCAAGGATATGGCCTATTTCGTGGAGATGCGCGCCGCGTTCCAGCGCTCGCGTGACCGGCTTGCTGCCGGTCTGACCAAGCTCGGTTATACCGTGCTGCCGAGCTCTGCGACTTATTTCCTGTCGATCGATCTCGATCGTTCGGGCGTCGGCATGGGCGATCAGGCATTCTGCGAATGGCTGATCGAACAGGCCGGCGTCGCGGCGATCCCGGTGTCGGCATTCTATGTCGAGGCGCCGGTGACCAACGTCGTGCGGCTGTGCTTCGCCAAGACCGATGCGACGCTGGACG
- the pncB gene encoding nicotinate phosphoribosyltransferase: MAITDIATRTYDHGWRLDPIVRSLLDTDFYKLLMLQMIRHLHPDVQATFALINRSKTVRLAEVIDERELREQLDHARTLRFGKKELIWLAGNSFYGRERMFAPDFIAWLADFRLPDYELRTVDGQFELTFDGPWTHTSMWEIPALAIVNELRSRSVLKGKGRFALDVLYARGKARLWAKVERLRQLPDLVISDFGTRRRHGFLWQRWCVEALKEGLGKRFIGTSNVLLAMDNDLEAIGTNAHELPMVEAALADDDAGIAAAPYRVLEDWQAHYDGNLLIALPDAFGTAAFLRNAPDWLADWTGFRPDSAPPIEGGEQIIAWWQAHGRDPRSKLLIFSDGMDVDSIEATYRHFHGRVRMSFGWGTNLTNDFRDCDPDGAHGLEPISLVAKVIRANGRPAVKMSDNPAKATGDPAEIARYLRIFGEDGRTPSTVSV; encoded by the coding sequence ATGGCCATCACCGACATCGCAACCCGCACCTACGATCATGGCTGGCGGCTCGACCCGATCGTGCGGTCGCTGCTCGATACCGATTTCTACAAGCTGCTGATGCTGCAGATGATCCGCCATCTGCATCCGGACGTGCAGGCGACCTTCGCGCTGATCAACCGCAGCAAGACGGTCCGCCTCGCCGAGGTGATCGACGAAAGGGAATTACGCGAGCAACTCGATCACGCTCGCACGCTGCGCTTCGGCAAGAAGGAGCTGATCTGGCTCGCGGGTAACAGTTTCTATGGGCGCGAACGCATGTTCGCGCCCGACTTCATTGCCTGGCTCGCCGATTTCCGGCTGCCCGACTATGAATTGCGCACTGTCGATGGGCAATTCGAACTGACCTTTGACGGTCCCTGGACGCACACCAGCATGTGGGAAATCCCGGCGCTGGCGATCGTCAACGAACTGCGCTCGCGGTCGGTGTTGAAGGGCAAGGGACGCTTCGCACTCGACGTGCTTTATGCGCGCGGCAAGGCGCGGCTTTGGGCCAAGGTCGAACGATTGCGGCAATTGCCCGATCTCGTCATTTCCGATTTCGGCACGCGGCGCCGGCATGGTTTTCTATGGCAGCGCTGGTGCGTCGAGGCTTTGAAGGAAGGGCTGGGAAAGCGCTTCATCGGCACGTCGAACGTGCTGCTGGCGATGGACAATGATCTGGAAGCGATCGGCACCAACGCGCATGAATTGCCGATGGTGGAGGCGGCACTGGCCGATGACGATGCCGGGATCGCCGCTGCGCCCTATCGCGTGCTTGAGGACTGGCAGGCGCATTATGACGGCAATCTGCTGATCGCACTGCCCGATGCGTTCGGCACCGCCGCTTTCCTGCGTAATGCACCCGACTGGCTCGCCGACTGGACCGGCTTTCGCCCCGACAGTGCCCCGCCGATCGAGGGCGGCGAACAGATCATCGCCTGGTGGCAAGCACATGGTCGCGACCCGCGCAGCAAGCTGCTGATCTTCTCCGACGGTATGGACGTCGACTCGATCGAGGCGACCTATCGCCATTTCCATGGCCGGGTGAGGATGAGTTTTGGCTGGGGCACCAATCTGACCAATGATTTCCGCGATTGCGACCCGGATGGCGCGCATGGGCTCGAGCCGATCTCGCTCGTCGCCAAGGTGATCCGCGCCAATGGCCGTCCGGCGGTGAAAATGTCCGACAATCCGGCCAAGGCGACCGGCGACCCGGCCGAGATCGCGCGTTATCTGCGCATTTTCGGCGAGGATGGCCGCACGCCATCGACGGTAAGCGTCTGA
- a CDS encoding Lrp/AsnC family transcriptional regulator, with protein MRNDGEPDATDRRILAALKNNARASATALGQMVNLSRTSVQARIARLEQRGDIIGYAAIVRQQDDGATVEAILSLTFGERPCAPVIARFAHWPEIVSLYSTAGPIDAVAVVRTGSAAELSRLIDRLSAVAGIQSMQSAIILAEHGIRA; from the coding sequence GTGCGAAACGACGGTGAACCGGATGCGACCGACCGCAGGATACTTGCCGCTCTGAAGAACAATGCGCGGGCATCGGCGACGGCACTGGGCCAGATGGTCAATCTGTCGCGCACCTCGGTACAGGCACGGATTGCGCGACTCGAACAGCGCGGCGACATCATTGGTTACGCGGCGATCGTGCGGCAACAGGATGACGGCGCGACGGTCGAAGCGATCTTGTCGTTGACCTTCGGCGAACGCCCTTGCGCGCCGGTTATCGCGCGCTTCGCGCATTGGCCGGAGATCGTCTCGCTTTATTCGACGGCGGGGCCGATCGATGCGGTGGCGGTCGTGCGGACAGGCAGCGCGGCGGAACTGTCGCGGCTGATCGATCGGCTATCGGCGGTTGCAGGAATACAGTCGATGCAGTCGGCGATCATATTGGCGGAACACGGCATCCGCGCCTGA
- a CDS encoding cupin: MRTVRSLDFTGTRAWDALPIGRVDDVTVTLHWTDRPYRWHVNDGAEVFVVLDGVVDMHMRDDAGETVSRLNAGDIFSAEPGDEHVAQPIGAARILVIERAGSV; this comes from the coding sequence ATGCGCACCGTTCGCAGCCTGGATTTCACCGGTACCCGCGCCTGGGATGCTTTACCTATCGGACGAGTCGACGACGTGACGGTCACCCTGCATTGGACCGACCGGCCCTATCGCTGGCACGTCAATGATGGTGCCGAGGTGTTCGTCGTCCTCGATGGCGTGGTCGACATGCATATGCGCGACGATGCGGGCGAGACGGTTTCGCGGTTGAACGCCGGCGATATCTTCAGCGCCGAACCGGGCGACGAGCATGTCGCGCAGCCGATCGGCGCGGCGCGTATTTTGGTGATCGAGCGCGCGGGCAGCGTATAG
- a CDS encoding nuclear transport factor 2 family protein, with translation MPSAERVEQFMAMVEAGEYVAALETFYVEDAATSENGARPRVGRDILIAEEYKTLARNKAVRGTRLDAPAIDGDRVAIAWRFEFDGLDGVTRAMEEIAWQRWSGDRIAEERFFYDPRQLITPMAAG, from the coding sequence ATGCCGAGCGCGGAACGAGTCGAGCAGTTCATGGCGATGGTCGAGGCCGGTGAGTATGTCGCGGCGCTCGAAACCTTCTACGTCGAGGACGCCGCGACCAGCGAGAACGGTGCCCGGCCGCGTGTCGGTCGCGACATATTGATTGCCGAAGAGTACAAGACACTCGCGCGCAACAAGGCGGTCAGGGGCACGCGCCTGGACGCGCCGGCGATCGATGGCGACCGTGTGGCGATCGCCTGGCGTTTCGAGTTCGACGGCCTGGACGGGGTAACTCGCGCGATGGAAGAAATCGCCTGGCAGCGTTGGTCGGGCGACCGGATCGCGGAGGAGCGCTTCTTTTACGACCCCCGCCAACTCATCACCCCAATGGCGGCAGGTTGA
- a CDS encoding GNAT family N-acetyltransferase, which produces MIEQAITDEQIAATFDVMQQLRPDLVADTYLARIRGLMASDGFRLAALREDGVVRAVAGYRVMDMLYCGRLLSIDDLVADERVRSKGYGARLLDWLKAEGRAAGCNELQLVSRVIREQAHRFYFREGLGIDCFHFRVTLKD; this is translated from the coding sequence GTGATCGAGCAAGCCATTACCGACGAACAGATTGCCGCGACCTTCGATGTCATGCAGCAATTGCGCCCCGATCTTGTCGCCGACACCTATCTCGCGCGGATTCGCGGCTTGATGGCGTCCGACGGTTTCCGGCTGGCGGCGCTGCGCGAAGATGGCGTGGTGCGCGCCGTCGCCGGTTATCGCGTGATGGACATGCTCTATTGCGGCCGGCTGCTCAGCATAGACGATCTTGTCGCCGACGAACGGGTGCGGTCAAAGGGCTATGGCGCGCGCCTGCTCGACTGGCTGAAGGCGGAAGGGCGGGCCGCCGGGTGCAATGAATTGCAGCTCGTATCGCGCGTGATCCGCGAACAGGCTCACCGCTTCTACTTCCGTGAAGGACTGGGCATCGACTGTTTCCATTTCCGCGTGACGCTCAAGGATTGA
- a CDS encoding alpha/beta hydrolase — MFRTLIAAALIALPLPAIAQVEPFPASFKTQEIMTNGTTIHVRVGGKGPAVVLLHGYGETGDMWAPLAADLARDHTVIVPDLRGMGLSAKPAGGYDKKTQGADVAGVLDTLKVTRTDLVTHDIGNMVGYAFAAQYRARMGRFVLMDAPLPGVGPWEDILKNPLLWHFRFGGPDMERLVAGRERIYLDRFWNEFSATPAKFSEASRVHYAALYAMPGAMHAGFAQFAAFDQDAIDNKQFVAAGKLAMPVLAIGGDKSFGPMMATVMRFAATDVQQAVIADAGHWLMEEQPTATVAEVRKFLDAGK, encoded by the coding sequence ATGTTTCGTACATTGATCGCCGCCGCGCTGATCGCGCTTCCCCTGCCCGCCATAGCGCAGGTCGAACCCTTCCCGGCGAGTTTCAAAACGCAGGAGATCATGACCAACGGCACCACGATCCATGTCCGGGTCGGCGGCAAAGGGCCGGCAGTAGTCCTGCTCCACGGCTATGGCGAGACCGGCGACATGTGGGCGCCGCTCGCCGCTGACCTGGCGCGCGACCATACCGTCATCGTGCCTGATTTGCGCGGCATGGGCCTGTCGGCCAAACCAGCCGGCGGATATGACAAGAAGACGCAAGGCGCCGATGTCGCGGGCGTGCTCGACACGCTCAAGGTGACGAGAACCGATCTTGTCACGCACGATATCGGCAACATGGTCGGTTATGCCTTTGCCGCACAATATCGCGCCCGGATGGGCCGCTTCGTGTTGATGGATGCGCCATTGCCCGGCGTCGGGCCGTGGGAGGATATCCTCAAGAACCCGCTGCTGTGGCATTTCCGTTTCGGCGGTCCGGACATGGAGCGATTGGTCGCCGGGCGTGAGCGGATCTATCTCGACCGCTTCTGGAATGAATTCTCCGCCACGCCGGCCAAATTCAGCGAAGCATCGCGCGTTCATTATGCCGCGCTTTACGCGATGCCGGGCGCGATGCATGCCGGCTTCGCGCAGTTCGCCGCGTTCGACCAGGATGCGATCGACAACAAGCAGTTCGTCGCGGCGGGCAAGCTGGCCATGCCGGTGCTCGCGATTGGCGGCGATAAGTCATTCGGGCCGATGATGGCGACGGTGATGCGTTTCGCGGCAACCGACGTGCAGCAGGCGGTGATCGCTGATGCCGGCCATTGGTTGATGGAGGAACAGCCCACAGCGACGGTCGCCGAAGTGCGCAAGTTCCTGGACGCGGGAAAATGA
- a CDS encoding LysR family transcriptional regulator: MMKLDGVAAFVAVAEAGSISEAARRMGLAKSVVSERLAELERSAGARLMQRTTRKLSLTEDGQAFLERARRIVREMAEAAEELTQRRGTLSGPLRLAGPISFGSLHLGPALYPFLAAHPLINLSLDLDDRFIDVAADGYDAVIRHGPIRDKNLIAKRLGSSRRLLVASPAYLAANGTPASLDDIVAASAILYTNRETDWRFREGAGETVIRPRAALRVNNGVVMRDAALAGLGITLLPTFFIHRHLADGSLVHIDIGVEAEGAELNIAYPQNRSSSAKIIALTEWLRKAFGDPAYWEV, encoded by the coding sequence ATGATGAAGCTCGATGGAGTGGCGGCGTTTGTCGCGGTGGCCGAGGCCGGATCGATCAGCGAGGCGGCGCGGCGCATGGGGCTGGCCAAGTCGGTGGTCAGCGAACGACTTGCCGAACTCGAACGCAGTGCCGGTGCACGGCTGATGCAGCGTACGACGCGCAAGCTTTCGCTGACTGAGGACGGCCAGGCTTTTCTCGAACGCGCGCGGCGCATCGTGCGCGAGATGGCCGAGGCGGCCGAGGAACTGACGCAGCGGCGTGGCACCCTGTCGGGCCCGTTACGCCTCGCCGGGCCGATCAGCTTCGGCAGCCTGCATCTCGGGCCGGCGCTTTATCCCTTCCTCGCCGCGCATCCGCTGATCAACCTCAGCCTCGATCTCGACGACCGGTTCATCGACGTCGCGGCGGACGGTTATGACGCGGTGATCCGCCACGGTCCGATCCGCGACAAGAATTTAATCGCAAAACGGCTGGGGTCGAGCCGCCGGCTGCTCGTCGCGTCGCCCGCCTATCTCGCGGCCAATGGCACGCCGGCATCGCTCGACGATATCGTGGCTGCATCGGCGATCCTCTACACGAATCGCGAGACCGACTGGCGGTTTCGCGAAGGGGCGGGCGAGACGGTGATACGGCCACGCGCGGCACTTCGCGTCAACAATGGCGTGGTGATGCGCGACGCCGCCTTGGCCGGGCTTGGCATCACGCTGCTGCCGACCTTCTTCATCCATCGTCACCTGGCCGACGGATCGCTGGTCCACATCGACATCGGCGTCGAGGCGGAGGGTGCCGAGCTCAACATCGCCTATCCGCAGAACCGCAGTTCGTCCGCCAAGATCATCGCGCTGACCGAATGGCTGCGAAAGGCGTTTGGCGACCCCGCTTATTGGGAGGTGTGA
- a CDS encoding glutathione S-transferase family protein, which yields MSLTLLYQTHSPYARKALVFAHEAGLAGQIAVVHHETSPTLRNDQVFAENPLGKVPVLLRTDAQPIFDSDVICDYLDTLNPGRKLIPEQGEARWQALRVQAVAQGLADAGIAVRWETVRRPEALRYPPLRDGYVEKLVASYDWLERELDVTADLHVGHIALATTLDWLAFRELPSFRDGRPLLSAWFDEFLRRPSMRATPLSGDTHDIAAPESGTTPANT from the coding sequence ATGTCGTTGACCTTGCTCTACCAGACCCATTCGCCATACGCGCGTAAAGCGCTCGTTTTCGCCCACGAAGCCGGCCTTGCCGGGCAGATCGCCGTGGTCCATCACGAAACCAGCCCGACGCTGCGCAACGATCAGGTGTTCGCGGAGAATCCACTCGGCAAGGTACCCGTACTCCTGCGCACCGATGCACAGCCGATCTTCGATTCCGATGTCATTTGCGACTATCTCGACACGCTCAATCCGGGCCGCAAACTGATCCCCGAACAAGGCGAGGCGCGTTGGCAGGCGTTGAGGGTGCAGGCGGTGGCGCAAGGGTTGGCCGACGCCGGGATCGCTGTACGCTGGGAAACGGTGCGCCGTCCTGAGGCGTTGCGCTATCCGCCGCTACGCGACGGTTATGTCGAGAAGCTCGTCGCTAGCTATGACTGGCTCGAACGCGAACTGGACGTGACCGCCGATCTCCATGTCGGCCATATCGCACTGGCGACGACGCTCGACTGGCTGGCATTCCGCGAACTGCCTTCGTTCCGTGACGGCCGCCCCTTGCTGTCGGCATGGTTCGACGAATTCCTGCGCCGCCCATCGATGCGCGCGACGCCACTTTCCGGCGATACTCATGACATCGCGGCGCCCGAATCCGGGACCACGCCCGCCAACACCTGA
- a CDS encoding TetR/AcrR family transcriptional regulator, producing the protein MVRQAERSAATIQAIMDAARALFSDQGYEAVSLDLVVQRAGVAKGAFYHHFASKRDLLERLVDTLQGELAAQLAAEASSGPATANSIALSVGIYLQAAIEPDRNRILLVDGPAVLGWQRWREIDDLYFAAAMRAGIGKLMNEPAESKDADAVTRLALGAIMEAALACGTSDDAAASARDFTGAFQRMLSGVEQAI; encoded by the coding sequence ATGGTTCGTCAAGCAGAGAGAAGCGCGGCGACGATCCAGGCGATCATGGACGCTGCACGTGCGCTGTTTTCCGACCAGGGTTATGAAGCGGTCAGTCTCGATCTGGTGGTACAGCGCGCCGGCGTGGCCAAGGGCGCGTTCTACCATCACTTCGCCTCTAAGCGCGACCTGCTCGAACGGCTGGTCGACACGCTGCAGGGCGAACTGGCCGCGCAGCTCGCGGCCGAGGCGTCGAGCGGGCCGGCCACTGCGAACAGCATCGCGCTCAGCGTCGGCATCTATCTGCAGGCCGCGATCGAGCCGGACCGCAACCGCATCCTGCTGGTTGATGGACCGGCGGTGCTTGGCTGGCAGCGGTGGCGCGAAATCGACGATCTTTATTTCGCCGCTGCGATGCGCGCCGGTATCGGCAAGCTGATGAACGAACCGGCCGAGTCCAAAGACGCCGATGCAGTGACCCGACTCGCGCTGGGCGCGATCATGGAGGCAGCGCTCGCCTGCGGCACATCGGACGATGCTGCAGCAAGCGCGCGCGATTTCACCGGCGCGTTTCAGAGGATGCTATCCGGAGTCGAGCAAGCGATCTGA
- the bdcA gene encoding SDR family oxidoreductase, with product MTDFTGKTILVIGGSRGIGAAIVRRFSSDGGTVAFSYAGSTDAALALAQETGATAIQSDAADRDAVIDLVKGRGALDILVVNAGTFVAGNATEADPDAVDRMIDINVRAPYHAAVEAARSMPDGGRIIVIGSVNGDRMPFAGAAAYALTKAALQGMARGLARDFGDRGITVNIVQPGPTDTDMNPASGPMSDIMHGFMAIKRHATGGEVAGMVAYLAGPEAGIVTGALHTIDGGFGA from the coding sequence ATGACCGATTTCACTGGCAAGACCATCCTCGTCATCGGCGGCAGCCGAGGCATCGGCGCGGCGATCGTGCGGCGCTTCTCCAGCGACGGCGGCACCGTCGCATTCAGTTATGCCGGATCGACCGATGCGGCGCTGGCGCTGGCGCAAGAAACCGGCGCGACCGCGATCCAGTCCGATGCCGCCGATCGCGACGCGGTGATCGATCTGGTCAAGGGGCGCGGCGCGCTCGACATTCTGGTGGTCAACGCCGGAACGTTCGTTGCCGGCAATGCGACCGAGGCCGACCCCGACGCGGTCGACCGGATGATCGATATCAACGTGCGAGCGCCCTATCATGCCGCAGTCGAGGCAGCGCGGTCGATGCCCGATGGCGGAAGGATTATCGTGATCGGATCGGTCAATGGCGATCGCATGCCGTTTGCCGGGGCCGCCGCCTATGCGCTGACCAAGGCCGCGCTGCAGGGCATGGCACGCGGGCTGGCGCGCGATTTCGGGGACCGCGGGATCACCGTCAATATCGTTCAGCCCGGCCCGACCGATACCGACATGAACCCGGCCAGCGGGCCGATGAGTGACATCATGCATGGCTTCATGGCGATCAAGCGTCATGCCACGGGCGGAGAGGTTGCCGGCATGGTCGCATACCTCGCCGGCCCCGAAGCCGGCATCGTGACCGGTGCGCTGCACACGATCGATGGCGGGTTCGGCGCGTAA